A portion of the Papilio machaon chromosome Z, ilPapMach1.1, whole genome shotgun sequence genome contains these proteins:
- the LOC106719746 gene encoding alpha-tubulin N-acetyltransferase-like, with protein MNEANFLTVNDLFKENISTITAADIPPCGRYFDKESRVKFFSLEKIINSIGQMSTKAQGLKRIITTFEKLRLSPNHKLYILKDEKGNDGAGEVIGILKIGEKKLFLYDRQGKLMISTPMCVLDFFVLDNRQRRGFGKKLFEYMLQDQKLKPYELAIDGPSPKMLEFLKKHYNFIKVLKQSNNFAVCEKFFESANIGSTRPQEEIVPSPCSTLRRWENGASAVIHGGGANSTASHKR; from the exons ATGAATGAAGCGAATTTTCTGACAGTTAATGATTTATTCaaggaaaatatttccacAATTACGGCGGCGGATATTCCGCCCTGTGGGAGATACTTCGACAAAGAATCAAG GGTAAAGTTTTTCAGCTTggagaaaattattaattctataGGGCAAATGTCGACTAAAGCTCAAggtttaaaaagaattattactACGTTTGAAAAACTTCGTTTATCCCCGAATCACAAACTTTACATTCTCAAAGATGAAAAGGGTAATGA tggAGCTGGGGAAGTTATCGGAATTCTTAAAAtaggtgaaaaaaaattattcttatatgACAGGCAAGGAAAATTAATGATATCTACACCTATGTGTGTACTAGACTTCTTTGTACTTGACAATAGACAAAGAAGAGGTTTTGGAAAAAAGCTGTTTGAGTATATGCTTCAG GATCAAAAATTAAAGCCATATGAACTAGCAATAGATGGACCATCTCCGAAAATGTTGGAATTCCTTAAGAAGCATTATAACTttatcaaagttttaaaacagtCCAACAATTTCGCAGTATGCGAAAAATTTTTCGAATCTGCAAATATAGG TTCAACCAGGCCGCAAGAAGAAATTGTGCCATCCCCCTGTTCCACTCTGCGACGGTGGGAAAATGGAGCCAGCGCA GTGATACACGGGGGCGGCGCGAATAGTACTGCGTCGCACAAaaggtaa
- the LOC106719891 gene encoding alpha-tubulin N-acetyltransferase isoform X1, with amino-acid sequence MNIPLLSVNDLFKENISIITAADIPECGRHSDEESRVKFFSLEEIINSIGEMSTKAQGLKRIITTLEKLCLSPNHKLYILKDEKGNGGDGEVIGILKIGEKKLFLYDRQGKLMISTPMCVLDFFVLDNRQRSGFGKKLFDYMLQDQKLKPYELAIDGPSPKMLDFLKKHYNFTKVIKQSNNFAVCEKFFESANMGTNRPQEPIAAISHTNFKNWDSEVGSVIHGGSSSSSNLSHKSNESEASISEADGETSEERWEVAAPPPAPKLESPDPSADAKISSKPPERPSTLTFECCNVVETEATVELSKTSDYSDSQLTDQGYVDLKFHHIKLW; translated from the exons atgaatATCCCATTGCTGTCAGTTAATGATTTGTTCaaggaaaatatttccatAATTACGGCGGCTGATATTCCAGAATGCGGCCGACACTCTGATGAAGAGTCAAG GGTAAAGTTTTTCAGCCTGgaggaaattattaattctattGGGGAAATGTCGACTAAAGCTCAAggtttaaaaagaattattactACCCTTGAAAAGCTTTGTTTATCTCCGAATCACaaactttacattttgaaaGATGAAAAGGGTAATGG ggGAGATGGTGAAGTTATTGGAATTCTTAAAAtaggtgaaaaaaaattattcttatatgACAGGCAAGGAAAATTAATGATATCTACACCTATGTGTGTACTAGACTTCTTTGTACTTGACAATAGACAAAGAAGTGGTTTTGGAAAAAAGCTGTTTGACTATATGCTTCAG GATCAGAAATTGAAGCCTTACGAACTGGCAATAGACGGGCCGTCTCCAAAAATGTTGGATTTCCTAAAAAAACACTATAACTTCACCAAAGTTATAAAACAGTCCAACAATTTCGCGGTATGCGAAAAATTTTTTGAGTCTGCAAATATGGG TACAAACAGACCACAAGAACCAATCGCGGCAATATCTCataccaattttaaaaattgggaTAGTGAAGTGGGCTCA GTAATACATGGAGGCAGTTCATCATCAAGCAATCTTTCACACAAAAG CAACGAGTCAGAGGCATCAATTTCGGAGGCGGATGGCGAGACGTCCGAGGAGAGATGGGAGGTTGCGGCGCCGCCTCCGGCGCCTAAGCTAGAGTCTCCTGACCCGTCAGCGGACGCCAAGATCAGCAGCAAACCGCCTGAGCGCCCTTCCACCTTAACCTTCGAATGCTGTAATGTTGTCGAGACCGAGGCTACTGTCGAACTCTCGAAGACATCTGATTACTCCGATAGCCAACTGACTGATCAGGGCTATGTAGACCTGAAATTCCATCATATAAAGCTTTGGTAA
- the LOC106719891 gene encoding alpha-tubulin N-acetyltransferase 1 isoform X2, with the protein MNIPLLSVNDLFKENISIITAADIPECGRHSDEESRVKFFSLEEIINSIGEMSTKAQGLKRIITTLEKLCLSPNHKLYILKDEKGNGGDGEVIGILKIGEKKLFLYDRQGKLMISTPMCVLDFFVLDNRQRSGFGKKLFDYMLQDQKLKPYELAIDGPSPKMLDFLKKHYNFTKVIKQSNNFAVCEKFFESANMGTNRPQEPIAAISHTNFKNWDSEVGSVIHGGSSSSSNLSHKRYNN; encoded by the exons atgaatATCCCATTGCTGTCAGTTAATGATTTGTTCaaggaaaatatttccatAATTACGGCGGCTGATATTCCAGAATGCGGCCGACACTCTGATGAAGAGTCAAG GGTAAAGTTTTTCAGCCTGgaggaaattattaattctattGGGGAAATGTCGACTAAAGCTCAAggtttaaaaagaattattactACCCTTGAAAAGCTTTGTTTATCTCCGAATCACaaactttacattttgaaaGATGAAAAGGGTAATGG ggGAGATGGTGAAGTTATTGGAATTCTTAAAAtaggtgaaaaaaaattattcttatatgACAGGCAAGGAAAATTAATGATATCTACACCTATGTGTGTACTAGACTTCTTTGTACTTGACAATAGACAAAGAAGTGGTTTTGGAAAAAAGCTGTTTGACTATATGCTTCAG GATCAGAAATTGAAGCCTTACGAACTGGCAATAGACGGGCCGTCTCCAAAAATGTTGGATTTCCTAAAAAAACACTATAACTTCACCAAAGTTATAAAACAGTCCAACAATTTCGCGGTATGCGAAAAATTTTTTGAGTCTGCAAATATGGG TACAAACAGACCACAAGAACCAATCGCGGCAATATCTCataccaattttaaaaattgggaTAGTGAAGTGGGCTCA GTAATACATGGAGGCAGTTCATCATCAAGCAATCTTTCACACAAAAG ATATAATAATTGA